A DNA window from Procambarus clarkii isolate CNS0578487 chromosome 75, FALCON_Pclarkii_2.0, whole genome shotgun sequence contains the following coding sequences:
- the LOC138356943 gene encoding filaggrin-2-like — MEEHMPTILIVQQNAATRHQQNAATRHQLNAATRHQLNAATRHQLNAATRHQLNAATRHQLNAATRHQLNAATRHQLNAATRHQLNAATRHQLNAATRHQQNAATRHQQNGATRHQLNAATRHQLNAATRHQQNAATRHQQNAATRHQQNGATRHQLNGATRHQLNGATRHQQNAATRHQQNAATRHQQNGATRHQQNGATRHQQNAATRHQLNAATRHQLNAATRHQQNAATRHQLNAATRHQLNAATRHQLNAATRHQLNAATRHQLNAATRHQLNAATRHQLNAATRHQLNAATRHQLNAATRHQLNAATRHQQNAATRHQQNGATRHQLNAATRHQLNAATRHQQNAATRHQQNAATRHQQNGATRHQLNGATRHQLNGATRHQQNAATRHQQNAATRHQQNGATRHQQNGATRHQQNAATRHQQNAATRHQQNAATRHQQNAATRHQQNAATRHQQNAATRHQQNGATRHQQNAATRHQQNAATRYQLNAATRHQQNAATRHQQNGATRHQQNGATRHQQNAVTRHQQNAATRHQLNAATRHQQNGATRHQQNGATRHQQNAATRHQLNAATRHQLNAQNAATRHQQNAATRHQQNAATRHQLNAATRHQQNAATRHRLNAATRHRLNAATRHQLNGATRHQLNGATRHQLNAATRHQLNAATRHQLNCATRHQLNGATRHQLNAATRHQLNAATRHQLNAATRHQLNAATRHQLNGATRHQLNAATRHQLNAATRHQLNAATRHQLNAATRHQLNAATRHQLNAATRHQLNAATRHQLNAATRHQLNAATRHQLNAATRHQLNAATRHQLNAATRHQLNAATLHQLNTATHHQLNAATHHRSDSVQYCVVRCPV; from the exons atggaagaacacatgCCGACCATCCTCATAGTGCAG cagaacgctgccacccgccatcagcagaacgctgccACCCGCCATCAACTGAACGCTGCCACCCGCCATCAACTGAACGCTGCCACCCGCCATCAACTGAACGCTGCCACCCGCCATCAACTGAACGCTGCCACCCGCCATCAACTGAACGCTGCCACCCGCCATCAACTGAACGCTGCCACCCGCCATCAACTGAACGCTGCCACCCGCCATCAACTGAACGCTGCCACCCGCCATCAACTGAACGCGGCCACccgccatcagcagaacgctgccACCCGCCATCAGCAGAACGGTGCCACCCGCCATCAACTGAACGCTGCCACCCGCCATCAACTGAACGCTGCCACccgccatcagcagaacgctgccacccgccatcagcagaacgctgccACCCGCCATCAGCAGAACGGTGCCACCCGCCATCAACTGAACGGTGCCACCCGCCATCAACTGAACGGTGCCACccgccatcagcagaacgctgccacccgccatcagcagaacgctgccACCCGCCATCAGCAGAACGGTGCCACCCGCCATCAGCAGAACGGTGCCACccgccatcagcagaacgctgccacccgccatcaactgaacgctgccacccgccatcaactgaacgctgccacccgccatcagcagaacgctgccACCCGCCATCAACTGAACGCTGCCACCCGCCATCAACTGAACGCTGCCACCCGCCATCAACTGAACGCTGCCACCCGCCATCAACTGAACGCTGCCACCCGCCATCAACTGAACGCTGCCACCCGCCATCAACTGAACGCTGCCACCCGCCATCAACTGAACGCTGCCACCCGCCATCAACTGAACGCTGCCACCCGCCATCAACTGAACGCTGCCACCCGCCATCAACTGAACGCGGCCACccgccatcagcagaacgctgccACCCGCCATCAGCAGAACGGTGCCACCCGCCATCAACTGAACGCTGCCACCCGCCATCAACTGAACGCTGCCACccgccatcagcagaacgctgccacccgccatcagcagaacgctgccACCCGCCATCAGCAGAACGGTGCCACCCGCCATCAACTGAACGGTGCCACCCGCCATCAACTGAACGGTGCCACccgccatcagcagaacgctgccacccgccatcagcagaacgctgccACCCGCCATCAGCAGAACGGTGCCACCCGCCATCAGCAGAACGGTGCCACccgccatcagcagaacgctgccacccgccatcagcagaacgctgccacccgccatcagcagaacgctgccacccgccatcagcagaacgctgccacccgccatcagcagaacgctgccacccgccatcagcagaacgctgccACCCGCCATCAGCAGAACGGTGCCACccgccatcagcagaacgctgccacccgccatcagcagaacgctgccACCCGCTATCAACTGAACGCTGCCACccgccatcagcagaacgctgccACCCGCCATCAGCAGAACGGTGCAACCCGCCATCAGCAGAACGGTGCCACccgccatcagcagaacgctgtcACCCGCCATCAACAGAACGCTGCCACCCGCCATCAACTGAACGCTGCCACCCGCCATCAGCAGAACGGTGCCACCCGCCATCAGCAGAACGGTGCCACccgccatcagcagaacgctgccacccgccatcaactgaacgctgccacccgccatcaactgaacgct cagaacgctgccacccgccatcagcagaacgctgccacccgccatcagcagaacgctgccACCCGCCATCAACTGAACGCTGCCACCCGCCATCAACAGAACGCTGCCACCCGCCATCGACTGAACGCTGCCACCCGCCATCGACTGAACGCTGCCACCCGCCATCAACTGAATGGTGCCACCCGCCATCAACTGAACGGTGCCACCCGCCATCAACTGAACGCTGCTACCCGCCATCAACTGAACGCTGCCACCCGCCATCAACTGAATTGTGCCACCCGCCATCAACTGAATGGTGCCACCCGCCATCAACTGAACGCTGCTACCCGCCATCAACTGAACGCTGCCACCCGCCATCAACTGAATGCTGCCACCCGCCATCAACTGAACGCTGCCACCCGCCATCAACTGAACGGTGCCACCCGCCATCAACTGAACGCTGCCACCCGCCATCAACTGAACGCTGCCACCCGCCATCAACTGAACGCTGCCACCCGCCATCAACTGAACGCTGCCACCCGCCATCAACTGAACGCTGCCACCCGCCATCAACTGAACGCTGCCACCCGCCATCAACTGAACGCTGCCACCCGCCATCAACTGAACGCTGCCACCCGCCATCAACTGAACGCTGCCACCCGCCATCAACTGAACGCTGCCACCCGCCATCAACTGAACGCTGCCACCCGCCATCAACTGAACGCTGCCACCCGCCATCAACTGAACGCTGCCACCCTCCATCAACTGAACACTGCCACCCACCATCAACTGAACGCTGCCACCCACCAtcggagtgattcagtgcaatattgtgtagtgcggtgcccggtgtaa